The Arachis hypogaea cultivar Tifrunner chromosome 19, arahy.Tifrunner.gnm2.J5K5, whole genome shotgun sequence genome has a window encoding:
- the LOC112776942 gene encoding uncharacterized protein, which produces MSNLGGGCFSPGREIIEANNKAFQPRLKKQRSRNIFKVALSKMRGRSEKPKAIQVDDDGSRSDTWRKVVGSMRTLQMQDDAADHYSSAASSPSNPTMVKSPSIDRFESFPNSPLSNFASSSRYSSAVGLDKLVENDESLTEYEQHEKEDITKKHDDDDHSDGDDMIDAKAEEFIAEFYLQMKLQKFNKMDPHYRKISQRSLGL; this is translated from the coding sequence ATGTCAAATCTAGGTGGTGGATGTTTCTCTCCTGGTCGTGAAATAATTGAAGCTAATAATAAAGCATTTCAGCCTCGCCTTAAGAAGCAACGATCTAGGAACATTTTCAAGGTGGCATTATCAAAGATGAGAGGGCGATCTGAGAAGCCAAAGGCAATTCAAGTTGATGATGATGGATCAAGAAGTGACACGTGGAGGAAGGTTGTGGGGTCAATGAGGACATTGCAGATGCAAGATGATGCTGCGGATCATTATTCTTCGGCAGCAAGCAGCCCTTCAAACCCTACCATGGTGAAATCGCCATCCATCGACCGATTTGAATCATTTCCTAATTCTCCTCTCTCAAACTTCGCGTCGAGTAGCCGGTACTCTTCGGCCGTAGGGCTGGACAAGCTTGTAGAAAATGACGAGAGCCTAACCGAGTACGAGCAACACGAAAAAGAAGACATAACCAAgaagcatgatgatgatgatcatagtGATGGTGATGACATGATTGATGCTAAGGCAGAGGAGTTCATTGCTGAGTTTTATCTACAAATGAAGTtgcaaaaattcaataaaatggaCCCTCATTATCGAAAGATTAGTCAGAGATCATTAGGTCTATGA